The following is a genomic window from Penaeus vannamei isolate JL-2024 unplaced genomic scaffold, ASM4276789v1 unanchor5244, whole genome shotgun sequence.
ccatgagtgattctcgtgtgtatcctggagggagtgcaaaggatagaggggatggagggagggagaatgtgcctatagttggggttgaagggggtgggttgtgttgggagggagtagatgtgtggggagtgttagtgttaggaggatgaatatcagaaggatggatagttggagttgaaggggatgtgttgtcttgggagggattgggaggaaggggtgtaggggtgctgtgagtaagagggggatgcatatcaggaggatgggtattgggaggatggatatcagtggtggttgggattgagggggttaggttgtgttgggagggagtaggaggaaggggtgtagggggaatatttgtaggagggttatgaataccggcaaccacttcaagtgtggaaggagcatgagttatgggattttgtgtctcaagcatatagctttgaatgtcatccattgtttctgcagtggagtttgttggagagttttgtgagaaggtaattgtttctgcaatggaattggttggagagttttgtggaataaaggttttcttatgagggggggaagaggagactggtgtctcaggaacaaaggtataggtaggtggaggtgattgtgctgtaggggaagaagggttagaacgtttagtctgtctactgcgggtagtgcggggagggagaggggttggtgttggggctgtagttgagataggagctgtggttgagattggggtgtctgggtttagagtggcaaaggaattggtctgagggatgtagaatgtagaagtggaaatggggacatttttgggtggagggggaagggctgagcggacgatgttgctagaatatggagtatgagagaaaccttgtcgacgtgcttcctgtctggcttcacgtaaagtgagaccatttttgtatctgagagttgctacctcagattcaaatttgtaagtgggacagcctctataaaatacattatgggggccgccgcagttagcacatgttcgtgtttgtgctgagcagtttgatcgattatgaccaggttgggcacatatggggcatcggtctgtggaacggcaatgtttggcaggatgtccaaagcgccaacagttttgacattgacgtggagggggttggtatggtcgaacagggagggattgtccaccaatgtagatacgtaagggaaggtcatgtgtacagaaggtaattttggcaatgttggtcggattctttcgttgacctttaggaggaatggtgtagcaatgtactgatttcacatcttggtctttgaggcatcctaatacgtcttctccacagtctgaccaatctttggtatcgactgggcagtttgctggggagagagagacagttccggtacaggtattaagggttggatgaggttctgcaggaatggggttgccagaatgatcagttaaatttgacagtgctatagattcagtatCTGAtttgactgttaccagacgggagcgatcgcgtctggtatagaaagggactctgcctacttgtttctggaggcattgttgaaagagaagagtgttgcccgagtaaggagctgtagaagggatcacgaaaaatcggtcccatttagctgggataaacagagtatttaagatatttgtagggttggtggtggtggatggtcggggacgtgtggaagagggagtattatggaatgatggagaataaggttgcaaggtagtaataagggaggattggttgtttgatgaaggttgcagtggtggagttgaatttgaggaagttgggtgggtaggaatgtcttctggagattgattctctgcttgggtgggtaatgcactagtaggcattgaggagtgggcagtagtttcagtgttcggagccgtggtcaaaggagagcctgggttggggctatttgataaaggggctagcctcatagcctctaataaagggattacattctcattactggtcatggggaacctggattatgtaaataggcctattcggtccacctcctttcgctactgaaggtaagggctagataagtcaggagtaccgtgcccatagttcccgcaggccgttcaggactggcactaggtcagcctttcatcctctcagcacggctctcacaccttaggaagtagatagcagaaggggatggagaagagacggaaacaaaagctggagaaaaaaaaagaccatgcaaaattagttgagtcgagggctgaggccctaggcaggggagatccctgtattgggtctcagtcttcgtctcctaagcccccccacgacaacaacgggcaagggattggggggggccCTTCTTGCATAAAAGAGGGTCGCCTGCGAGCATCAGACAGACAGCCCAAAGCTTCCTGTCTGCAAGCTGTATCTCCTCACTATAAGATACCAAGAAGTCTGCTGATCCTTCACCGCTTTCCTAGTTTGCAAATTCCTGCCAGACGCGACTTGTCTGCAATATGCTCATAGGATACAGTATTTGtctatactcatatttatatatgtatacatgtatacatacataaacacacatatatgtgcatgtatgtatggatatatgtatctatatatatacatgtgcatatacatatacatatatgtacatatacatacacatacatatacatgcataacatactgaacatatatagattcatacaatatatacatacagacggacagacaggcaggcatataaacacaaacacatatatacatacatacatacatatatatatatatatatatatatatatatatatatatatatatatatatatatgtatatatatatatatacatacatacatacatacatacatacatacatacatacatacatacatacatacatacatacatacatacatacatacatacatacatacatatatatagatagatagatagatagatatagatatacacatacatacatgcatacatatttctatacagaTGTACTcacaggtgtatgtatatatatacatgcatatttctatatagatGTTCACACAGTTGTATGTATACGTATCAGTGTGTGCTTCTgtatttgttttgattatcaGTTTAATTTCTTGGTGTATCTGGAAGGGCTGTGAATATGTTatcaaattttaatattttttataagcTAATTTGGTAAGAGATCTAAGCCTCCGTGGCACAATCGGTTAGCGCGTTCGGCTGTTAACCGAAAGGTTGGTGGTTCGAGCCCACCCGGGGGCGCAGCTTTTGGAGGTAGAAGTGTATCTttagtatctctttctttcttttgataataacaattggtATATCGTTAAACTGCCTGTCATATCCCAAGATGTCCATACATTTATCCGCCTCTCAAGTTTGTAACAGCTATCTCAGAACTGCAGTGGATGAAAAGTTACCAAATGTTCTCGcgtattttccctttttaatgaacATTTTATATTCGTTCTGGCGTTTCGACCTTGAGACCAGTTCTTTTCAGTTTAATTACTTTTTGTCCTTTTCcaaaattcatttttcttttacatttcggAATCCATTGATGTAAAGAAATTGCACAATTTATACAATGTGTAAATGTTTGAATCGATAAATTACATGTGTCATGGATGAGATTTTCAATTTTAGAAAAAGATCGAAGcccacagaaaaaataataatttggtgTGTAACCGATCACCAACAGCTGCCATCTCTCTGCTCGCGAGATTAGACACATATCTAAGATTGCCGTACATACCTTCTAATAGTTTCCCACCGACGCTCCCAACAAGTTAAACAACTACCCAGGTATGCGATCACTTTCCTTGCTATTCTGTGGGTCAATTTAAGAAACAAAATTGTGACCACTTTGTGAATGGCCACAAACGTTGTTGCTCTGTACACGTCAGTAATCGAAACACGGGCATCTGACATGTTCCCTAGATAAAATTGTCAACTAGTGTTCTTTGCATTGATTCTAGAAGAGTAGTTTCATCTATTACAGAAATTTGATTCGATCCTCCACTTCTTGATACTAATCCCCATTGCACTGATTCTAGAAGCGTAATCGGCGTTTCCATTCTCGACGCTGATATCCATTCCATCGATTCTCAAAATACAAGTAGGAGCTCCTCATCTCGCTGCCAAAATCCATTGCCCTGATCCTAGAAATGTCATTATATCTCCCCCTCTTGCTGCTGCTATCCTTTGCACCGATTTTCTCAGGGTAAAGggacctcccactctccttcgcaGGATGTCCGTTCCTTCCCAGATGAAGTGCCTGGtcaaggagacggagaaggaaggataCGACTTGGTAACCCGACCTGTGCCCAAGGCTGGCCCTGGTGACGTCATCATCAAGATCGATAAGGTTGGTCATCTAGTTTTGCTTTTAGTGATTGGtttcaaaggagagggagaaagaatgaggtaggaggagaaggaaggagggaagcgagaggagagggaggaagaaggaagggggaagaggagaaagaggaaggaaggggaagaaggaggaggggggagggagaggtagagggaaagggaaagtaagatggtgagagagaagaagagggagagaggaggaggaaggagaaggagagggagggaggagaggcatagggagagagagagggggaagaaagagaattaaaagataaattgtttCATAGAACACACGCAATCACTTATGCAGCAACATATACTGTGCTGTAAAAAAGAGGGAACATATCACATAAAACTGCCCATCGTGTTACTGTCAGTTACTCTTAGGTAAGACTATGAACATGTGATATTGAGAGGTATAGCTCCAATAATGATTGAAGAGCTTCAGTGTCTCaagtaatatagaaaaaatataatgtcaAACAGAAGCAAATACATTTAGACTACTtataattatgagagagagagatagatagaatgaatgaatgaaagagaaagagatagaaagtcagagacagagacagacagacaaacagagacagataaggaaaggaagaaagggagggagattcaGGAAAAAAAGGTCAAATTTAAGAGACAAAATTAGGAAGGTTGTCATCGCTTAACCTTGAATGTGGAGACGTTTGACCTTGGAACAGATAAGCATAGCTACCGTACCCATACGTTCTTCTCTACACACGAAATAAACGGGAGAAAGACTCCATATTCTTGATAATACAGCTGATTTCGTTTGCATTGCAGGTATCAATTTGCGGGTCTGATATCAACCTCTGGAAATGGAATGATGTTGCAAAGGTCATTGCAACAATTCCCTTTATACCAGGTCAGTTGATGGGAATCGTGACGGTGCAATTTTGCTGATGCTTCGCGTGTTATTGGTGTTGCGTCTGAATCAGAATGGAGGCCTCGTTTCTAAACGTTTTGATACTGagccaggtatatatatatatatatatatatatatatatatatatatatatatatatatatatataatgtatgtgtgtgtgtgtgtgtgtgtgtgtgtgtgtgtgtgtgtgtgtgtgtgtgtgtgtgtgtgtgtgtgtgtgtgtgtgtgtgtgtgtatgtgtatgtgtgtatgtgtgtgtatatatatatatatgtatatatataaatatatacatatatatatatatatatatatatatctgtgtgtgtgtgtgtgaatatgtatgtatgtatatgtgtgtgtatatgtatatgtatatatgtatgtatgtatgtatgtatatatgtatgtatgtatgtgtatatatatgtatgtatgtatatatgtatgtatgtatatgtgtatatatatgtatatatatatatatatatatatatatatatatatatatgtatatatatatatatatatatatatatatatattgtgtgtatacatatatatatatatatatatatatatatatatatatatgtgtgtgtgtgtgtgtgtgtgtgtgtatatatatatatatatatatatatatatatatatatatatatatatatatatatatgtacatatatatatatatatatatatatatatatatatgtacatatatatatatatatatatatatgtacatatatatatatatatatatatatatatatgtatatgtatgtatataatatatataatattatatatatatatatatatatatatatatatatatatatatatatatgaacacaaaaacacaatcacgtgaacaaaaaaatgaaaatgaaattttcaattctcattgtggctaatttcattttcatatatatatatatatatatatatatatatatatatatatatatatatatatatatagtatatagtatatagtatatgatatatatatgtatgtatatatatatatatatatatatatatatatatatatatatgaatatatatatttatatatatatatatatatatatatatatacatatatatgtatgtttatatatgtgtgtgtgtgcatgtatgtatgtatgattatatatacatatatacaatatatatatgatatatatatgatatatttatgatatatgatatatgatatatgatatatatttatatatatatatgtatatatatatatatatatatatatatatatatatatatatatatatatatatatatgtatatatgtatatatatatatatatatatatattctctcccgAACCCCAAAGGGCACGAGGCGACGGGCGTCGTGGCTGCAGCCGGCGAGGGAGTCACGGAGCTGCGCGCCGGGCAGCGCGTGGCGGTGGAAAACCACTTCTACTGCGGCTCCTGTTACCTGTGCAAGGTGAGCGGCGCCCCCTGTCGGTCGGAATGAGGGATCGGGGTTTGTTTTGGTCATGTTATTGTTGCAACTGATTTTGTTGATGTTTGCAATGGCCTGTGGTCCCCCATTTCCATATTCCATTCCCGGTAATGGGACTCTTTTCTGTCTTGTCCCCCGTTCCCAAGTACCTTTCCCGTTAAGGGCACCATTTTCTGCCTTGTCGCCCCATTCCCAAATACCAATCGTGGGAATGGCACCATTTTCTGCCCTGTTGTCCCCCATTCCCTGATACCATTTCCGAAATTTTCACCTGTCATCTGCCTCCGTGTCCTTCATTCCCGCCTGCCGCCTCAGGAAGCGCGCGGCGACATCTGCCAACGCATGGACCAGTACGGACACGGCCGAGGAACCGACCAAGGAGGCTGCTGCCAGTTCTCCCGCGTCCCTGCTCGCTTCTGCTACGCCCTCACGCGCGACCTGACCCCTGACCAGGCCGTCCTCCTCGAGCCGATGGGTAGGTGCAAGGGCTTAACACTTGGGCAGGCGTGCCCTTCCCCTTTTCTGTTATTTTGAGTTATTTGTCGATAGCGTAACAGATGACTCGGATATCACCTCAAATAATTGTGAAATTTACTTATTAAAGTTTATAGGAATAACGTTAAATTGAGGAGGAGGAcggtaataacgatggtgattatAGCAATCAACTGGCTATCAAGTACAGTGCGgaaatgtctttatgtatattttctctttcttaatctcttatgtatactgtatacgctctctccctctctctctctttgttcttaatGTCACTTCCTTAAAAATGCTTTTAATAATGCCACACATCCATAAAAAAGTGTCCTTGAAAATGCCACATCCCTAAAAAAGTGTCATAAAGAGAGTCATATCCCAAAAAAAGTGTCCTTAGAAATGTCACATTCCGAAAAATTGTCCTGCAAAATAACACTTACCTAAAAGTGTCCTTAAAAatgccccacacacacccaaaaaagttTTCATAAAAACACAACCCCCAAAAAAGTGCcattaaaaatatacaaaatccaAAAAAGCATCATTAAAAATATCACATCCCTAAAAAGACTGCCCATAAAaatgccactccccccccccaaaaaaaaaaaaaaaaaatcctcaaaaataTCACCTCCCTTTCGAACGATGTATAAgatttcctctcccacttcctcttccgccAGGAGTTGCCCACAACGCCGTTGACAGCATCGACGTGAAGGGCGAGGACGTGCTGGTGCTCGGCTGCGGCCCCGTCGGCCTCTTCGCGGTCGCCGTGGCCGGGGCGCTCGGTcagtccggggggggggggggggagggggagggggagggaggtggggagagaataCACGCGAGTGAGGACGCACCTAGTCacaagcaacatatatatatatatatatatatatatatatatatatatatatatatatatatatatatatatatatataatatatacatatacatacacacaaacacacacacacttaaacatatatacatatgtataaatatttatatattgtttagtaATCTCTCCTTTGTATCTTATTATTCTGTTTTTCACTACGCATAACATCATTGCCGATTGCTTCGTCTTAACCTTTTTACctgcgtgcccccccccccccggggccccGGCAGTGGATGGCGTGGACGTCTCGCCCGCGCGCCTCGAGCTGGCCAAGCAGATGGGTGCCACTCGCGTCATCAATAGTGccaaggtcaggtcaggtctaGGACATTCtgcctgcctctgtgtgtgtgtgtgtgtgtgtgtgtgtgtgtgtgtgtgtgtgtgtgtgtgtgtgtgtgtgtgtgtgtgtgtgtgtgtgtgtgtgtgtgtgtgtgtgttgtgtgtgcgctcgcgcatGCTCGTTGGTCACACCTCCAATGACATGAATGTAACTGAGTTCAAGATTTCCTTACGACATTTACTATTTCACAGTCCCCATATGTTGCCAGTTTGTTAAAGCTgttcgaggcccgacccaaaaaaCATCCATTATTcggaaatgcatatatacacaaataaatgcatatcagtcTGTCTAGAAATGCagtctaccgtatagatagataaatgtttatatatatatatatatatatatatatatatatatatatatatatatatatatatatatatatatatatatatatatatataatatatatatggggcTTGGCGATAGTGATCAGCATATgcatttaagaaataaaaaatagctaAAGAGTACCCTTAAAGAGTCCAGCAACCAACAACGTCTTTTTTCCCTTCAGGAGGACATCATGTCGACCCTCATGTCCCTGACCGACAACAATGGCGTCGGCCGCATCGTCGAGGCCAGCGGCGCCGCCACGCTCCTCAACCAGTCTTTCTCTTGGCTAAGGAAGGTATAACGCAACCCTTTGTGTTttgagtgggcgtgtgggtgagggCGGGGAGACGATATGCACGGGgttctcaacttttttttctactGCCACGC
Proteins encoded in this region:
- the LOC113808398 gene encoding L-threonine 3-dehydrogenase isoform X1 codes for the protein MSVPSQMKCLVKETEKEGYDLVTRPVPKAGPGDVIIKIDKVSICGSDINLWKWNDVAKVIATIPFIPGHEATGVVAAAGEGVTELRAGQRVAVENHFYCGSCYLCKEARGDICQRMDQYGHGRGTDQGGCCQFSRVPARFCYALTRDLTPDQAVLLEPMGVAHNAVDSIDVKGEDVLVLGCGPVGLFAVAVAGALGQSGGGGGEGEGEGGGERIHASEDAPSHKQHIYIYIYIYIYIYIYIYIYIYIYNIYIYIHTNTHTLKHIYICINIYILFSNLSFVSYYSVFHYA
- the LOC113808398 gene encoding L-threonine 3-dehydrogenase isoform X2 — encoded protein: MSVPSQMKCLVKETEKEGYDLVTRPVPKAGPGDVIIKIDKVSICGSDINLWKWNDVAKVIATIPFIPGHEATGVVAAAGEGVTELRAGQRVAVENHFYCGSCYLCKEARGDICQRMDQYGHGRGTDQGGCCQFSRVPARFCYALTRDLTPDQAVLLEPMGVAHNAVDSIDVKGEDVLVLGCGPVGLFAVAVAGALGAPAVDGVDVSPARLELAKQMGATRVINSAKEDIMSTLMSLTDNNGVGRIVEASGAATLLNQSFSWLRKGGQMVLIGIPKGPLHVENVLTDVVFKSLTLKTVHGRRIFHTWQECERLLADGLVDAAPVISHRLPMSQFEHAFHELINGAACKIILDPQN